A genomic segment from Klebsiella africana encodes:
- a CDS encoding ASCH domain-containing protein: MGDSAELANELADLIKKGIKTASCGSYASYQQEKSAPRVGSYNIILDGQNVPVCVIRLISMQLVRFCDVTEAFARKEGEGDLSLQYWKKEHQRFFSSEGHFSEDMELIAEEFEVVEVL; encoded by the coding sequence ATGGGTGACAGTGCGGAACTGGCTAACGAGCTTGCTGACCTGATCAAAAAAGGGATCAAAACGGCCTCTTGTGGATCTTATGCCTCTTACCAGCAGGAAAAATCCGCCCCGAGAGTTGGGAGTTATAACATTATTCTTGATGGTCAGAATGTTCCAGTTTGCGTGATCAGACTGATTTCGATGCAGCTGGTTCGTTTTTGTGATGTCACTGAAGCGTTCGCCCGCAAAGAAGGTGAAGGCGATTTAAGCCTTCAATACTGGAAGAAAGAGCATCAGAGATTTTTCAGCTCTGAAGGTCATTTTTCTGAAGATATGGAGTTGATCGCAGAAGAATTTGAAGTGGTTGAGGTGCTGTAA
- a CDS encoding DHA2 family efflux MFS transporter permease subunit → MSTAQALSPPQGLSMPTAKKILAFASMCVGMFIALIDIQIVSASLRDIGGGLSAGDDETVWVQTSYLIAEIIIIPLSGWLARVMSTRWLFAASAAGFTLMSLLCGWAWNIQSMIAFRALQGLAGGSMIPLVFTTAFAFFQGKQRVIAAATIGGLASLAPTLGPTVGGWITENYNWHWLFFINVIPGIYIAVAVPLLVKVDSADPSLLRGADYLSILLLALSLGCLEYTLEEGPRWGWFDDATLTTTAWVALLCGVAFVIRTLRHPQPVMDLRALQDRTFSLGCYFSFMAGVGIFATIYLTPLYLGSVRGFSALEIGLAVFSTGLFQVMSIPFYSWLANRVDLRWLLMAGLIGFAVSMYSFVPITHEWGADQLLLPQAFRGLAQQFAVAPTVTLTLGSLPPARLKLASGLFNLMRNLGGAIGIALCGTVLNDRTNLHYSRLADHLNNANLAMSDFVQRSAANFTVLGISPDVAQTAALKNLSALALREARTQAFSDAFYLIMIGFLLAALLVPLMKKPPAH, encoded by the coding sequence ATGAGCACCGCTCAGGCGCTGTCCCCCCCGCAGGGTCTGTCGATGCCGACGGCGAAGAAGATCCTCGCGTTCGCCAGCATGTGCGTGGGGATGTTTATCGCCCTTATCGATATCCAGATCGTCTCCGCCTCGCTGCGGGATATTGGCGGCGGCCTGTCGGCGGGCGACGATGAAACCGTCTGGGTACAAACCAGCTACCTGATCGCCGAGATCATTATTATTCCGCTTTCCGGCTGGCTGGCCCGGGTCATGTCGACCCGCTGGCTGTTCGCCGCTTCCGCGGCGGGCTTCACGCTGATGAGCCTGTTGTGCGGCTGGGCGTGGAACATCCAGAGTATGATCGCCTTTCGCGCCCTGCAGGGACTGGCGGGCGGGTCGATGATCCCCCTGGTGTTCACCACCGCTTTCGCCTTTTTCCAGGGCAAACAGCGGGTTATTGCCGCGGCGACGATCGGCGGCCTGGCCTCCCTCGCCCCTACGCTGGGTCCAACAGTGGGCGGCTGGATCACCGAAAACTACAACTGGCACTGGCTGTTCTTTATCAACGTTATTCCGGGGATTTACATCGCGGTGGCAGTGCCGCTGCTGGTGAAAGTCGATAGCGCCGACCCTTCGCTGCTGCGCGGCGCCGACTATCTGAGTATTCTGCTGCTGGCCTTGTCCCTCGGCTGCCTGGAATATACCCTCGAAGAAGGTCCGCGCTGGGGCTGGTTTGATGACGCGACCCTGACGACCACCGCCTGGGTCGCCCTGCTCTGCGGCGTGGCCTTTGTTATCCGCACCCTGCGCCATCCGCAGCCGGTGATGGATCTCCGGGCCCTGCAAGATCGCACCTTCAGCCTCGGCTGCTATTTCTCGTTTATGGCCGGTGTCGGCATTTTCGCCACTATCTATTTGACCCCGCTGTATCTCGGCAGCGTGCGCGGTTTCAGCGCGCTGGAAATTGGCCTGGCGGTATTTTCCACCGGCCTGTTCCAGGTGATGTCGATTCCCTTTTATTCGTGGCTCGCCAACCGCGTCGATCTGCGCTGGCTGCTGATGGCCGGGCTGATCGGCTTCGCAGTGTCGATGTACAGCTTTGTTCCAATAACCCACGAATGGGGGGCGGATCAGCTGCTGCTCCCACAGGCGTTTCGCGGACTGGCGCAGCAGTTTGCCGTCGCGCCAACGGTGACCCTGACGCTGGGCAGCCTGCCACCCGCGCGCCTGAAGCTGGCCTCCGGGCTGTTTAATCTCATGCGCAACCTCGGGGGCGCCATCGGCATCGCCCTGTGCGGCACGGTGCTTAACGACAGAACCAATCTGCACTACAGCCGCCTGGCAGACCATCTGAATAACGCCAACCTGGCAATGAGCGATTTTGTTCAGCGCAGCGCAGCAAACTTCACCGTGCTGGGGATCTCGCCGGATGTCGCGCAGACGGCGGCGCTGAAAAATCTTTCCGCGCTGGCGCTACGGGAGGCGCGAACCCAGGCATTTTCCGATGCTTTCTACCTCATCATGATAGGTTTTTTACTTGCCGCGCTGCTGGTTCCCTTGATGAAAAAGCCACCAGCACACTGA
- a CDS encoding HlyD family secretion protein translates to MNPTSKKSLFTLAALAAALAAASYGAYWWHTGRFMQTTDDAYVGGDISAISSKVSGYIQQLAVQDNMAVKKGDLLIRIDDRDYRAALAKAAGEVAAQQAALADIQATRQLQQATIAGSTASLLAATAATEKLANDNRRYSALAASSAISAQIRDNAAADYRRAHAEQEKAKADKTVAERQLAVLDARQQQTLAALAQAQANLEMARLNLSYTDIRAPFDGVIGNRRAWSGSFVSSGTQLLSLVPAHGLWIDANFKENQLAHMRAGQPVTIVADVLPNHTFKGHVASLAPATGSRFSILPAENATGNFTKIVQRVPVRIALEGDGAKLDVLRPGLSVIVTVNEKSQR, encoded by the coding sequence ATGAATCCGACCAGTAAGAAAAGCCTCTTCACCCTGGCGGCCCTCGCCGCCGCCCTGGCGGCAGCGAGCTACGGCGCTTACTGGTGGCATACCGGGCGCTTTATGCAGACCACCGATGATGCGTATGTTGGCGGCGACATTAGCGCCATTTCCAGCAAAGTCTCCGGCTATATCCAGCAGCTGGCGGTGCAGGACAATATGGCGGTGAAAAAAGGCGACCTGTTGATCCGCATTGACGACCGCGATTATCGCGCCGCCCTCGCTAAAGCGGCCGGAGAAGTGGCGGCGCAACAGGCCGCGCTGGCCGATATCCAGGCTACCCGCCAGCTACAGCAGGCGACCATTGCCGGCTCTACGGCCTCGTTGCTGGCCGCCACGGCGGCCACCGAAAAACTGGCTAACGACAACCGACGCTATAGCGCCCTGGCCGCGTCGAGCGCGATTTCCGCACAGATCCGCGATAACGCCGCCGCTGATTACCGTCGGGCACACGCCGAGCAGGAGAAAGCCAAAGCGGATAAAACCGTGGCCGAACGTCAGCTGGCGGTGCTGGATGCCCGCCAGCAACAAACCCTGGCCGCCCTGGCGCAGGCGCAGGCTAACCTCGAGATGGCCAGGCTGAACCTCAGCTATACCGACATTCGCGCGCCGTTTGATGGGGTGATTGGCAACCGCCGCGCGTGGTCCGGCTCCTTCGTCAGCAGCGGTACGCAGCTGCTCTCCCTGGTGCCCGCGCACGGCCTGTGGATTGACGCCAACTTCAAGGAAAACCAGCTGGCGCATATGCGTGCCGGCCAGCCGGTGACCATCGTCGCCGATGTGCTGCCGAACCATACCTTTAAGGGCCATGTCGCCAGCCTGGCGCCGGCGACCGGCTCACGCTTCAGCATTCTGCCGGCGGAGAACGCGACGGGTAATTTCACTAAAATCGTGCAGCGCGTGCCGGTCCGCATCGCGCTGGAAGGTGACGGGGCAAAGCTTGACGTCCTGCGCCCGGGACTGTCGGTGATCGTCACCGTCAATGAAAAGAGCCAGCGATGA
- a CDS encoding winged helix-turn-helix transcriptional regulator gives MKNEPLCHAPCPIARSLGRIGDSWSIMILRDAFAGFTRFDEFQKSSNVAPNILSRRLKELVDDGLLEKVCYSSTPPRYEYHLTPRGRDFRMVLLALAEWGNRHFAPEGRQMQLVEMATQRHVEPVMVDKATGEEIIPGKYAMVPGPAASPLMKYRHQYLLRKREGDNGQKFQPEPYRDASNESDQ, from the coding sequence ATGAAAAATGAACCGCTTTGCCACGCTCCCTGCCCCATCGCCCGCAGCCTTGGCCGCATAGGTGACAGCTGGAGCATCATGATCCTGCGCGACGCCTTCGCGGGCTTTACCCGCTTTGACGAGTTCCAGAAAAGCAGCAACGTCGCGCCCAATATTCTGTCACGTCGCCTGAAGGAACTGGTCGATGACGGACTGCTGGAGAAGGTTTGCTATAGCAGCACCCCGCCGCGCTACGAATACCACCTCACGCCGCGCGGCCGCGATTTCCGCATGGTGCTGCTGGCGCTGGCGGAATGGGGTAATCGCCACTTCGCCCCCGAAGGCCGTCAGATGCAGCTGGTGGAAATGGCAACCCAGCGCCACGTGGAGCCAGTCATGGTGGATAAAGCGACCGGGGAAGAGATTATCCCGGGTAAATACGCCATGGTGCCGGGCCCCGCCGCCTCACCGCTAATGAAATATCGTCATCAATATCTGCTGCGCAAACGCGAAGGCGATAACGGGCAAAAATTCCAGCCGGAACCTTACAGAGATGCCAGCAATGAATCCGACCAGTAA
- the asd gene encoding aspartate-semialdehyde dehydrogenase, translating into MKQVGIVGWRGMVGSVLLQRMIEENDFDDISAHFFSTSSVGGVGPVINGKSDILKDANSLSALAEMDIIITCQGGDYTKAIYPALINHGWQGYWIDAASALRMDEKACIILDPVNRENIDRAVKAGIKLFVGGNCSITLSLMGLAGLIKADLIEWMSVMTYQSASGAGAKQVRELIAQSAYISQHLSADELTSSGSVLPLVNKVSALINSAGMPAENFGVPLMGSIIPWIDSDLGDGNSREEWKGEAETNKILGLAPGTIPVNGLCIRVGVIRCHSAAITLKLKREVSEAEFAELVTHSHPWVSYVRNNKQESVSKLTPAAISGSLQVGIGRYKKMALNNEPIYSVLTVGDQLLWGAAEPLRRMLNILLGKI; encoded by the coding sequence ATGAAGCAGGTGGGTATTGTTGGCTGGCGGGGAATGGTAGGCTCTGTACTACTGCAAAGAATGATCGAAGAAAATGATTTCGACGATATTTCAGCGCATTTTTTTAGCACTTCCAGTGTGGGTGGTGTGGGCCCGGTTATTAATGGTAAAAGCGACATCCTTAAAGATGCGAATTCCCTTAGCGCCCTCGCCGAAATGGATATCATCATCACCTGTCAGGGCGGGGATTATACCAAAGCCATCTATCCGGCGTTAATTAACCATGGCTGGCAAGGTTACTGGATTGATGCGGCTTCGGCGCTGCGGATGGATGAAAAAGCCTGCATTATTCTCGACCCCGTCAACCGCGAAAATATTGATCGGGCGGTAAAAGCGGGAATTAAACTGTTTGTCGGCGGCAACTGCTCCATTACGCTGAGCCTGATGGGGTTGGCCGGGCTGATAAAAGCCGATCTTATCGAATGGATGAGCGTGATGACCTATCAGTCTGCCTCCGGGGCGGGCGCTAAACAGGTGCGGGAATTAATCGCGCAAAGCGCTTATATCAGCCAGCACTTATCCGCTGATGAACTGACGTCATCAGGTTCCGTGCTGCCATTGGTGAATAAAGTGAGTGCGCTGATTAACAGCGCGGGTATGCCGGCGGAGAATTTTGGCGTGCCATTAATGGGTAGCATCATTCCGTGGATCGACAGCGATTTAGGCGATGGAAACAGCCGCGAAGAATGGAAGGGCGAGGCGGAAACTAACAAAATTCTTGGCCTTGCGCCGGGTACCATCCCGGTCAATGGTTTATGCATCCGCGTCGGGGTGATCCGCTGTCACAGCGCGGCGATTACGCTGAAACTTAAACGTGAGGTCAGCGAAGCAGAATTTGCTGAGTTAGTCACCCATTCCCATCCGTGGGTAAGCTATGTCCGCAATAATAAGCAAGAGAGTGTCAGTAAATTGACCCCGGCGGCTATTAGTGGTTCGCTGCAGGTAGGTATTGGCCGCTATAAGAAAATGGCGCTAAATAATGAACCCATCTACTCGGTGTTAACGGTTGGCGATCAGCTATTGTGGGGCGCGGCGGAACCCCTGCGCCGCATGTTAAATATCCTGCTGGGCAAAATATAA
- a CDS encoding GNAT family N-acetyltransferase — protein sequence MVLIRTAESKDIPSLQTLFLQLGYQTETAILEQRITAPQSMMSALVAEKENAMCGVLVINFILPVHETRLWALISALVIEESSRGSGIGQQLLNAAERLARDKQCAQIELSSSEKRIRAHQFYESNGYKEVRKRFVKHLS from the coding sequence ATGGTGTTAATCAGAACAGCGGAATCAAAAGATATCCCCTCGCTGCAAACGCTATTTCTGCAGCTGGGCTATCAGACGGAGACGGCGATCTTAGAACAACGCATCACTGCCCCGCAAAGTATGATGAGTGCGCTGGTGGCGGAAAAAGAAAACGCTATGTGTGGCGTGCTCGTTATCAATTTTATTTTACCGGTACATGAAACCAGGTTGTGGGCATTAATTTCAGCGCTGGTCATCGAGGAATCGTCACGGGGTTCAGGTATAGGCCAGCAACTTCTCAATGCCGCAGAGCGCCTCGCCCGCGATAAACAATGCGCTCAGATCGAGCTTTCAAGCAGTGAAAAAAGAATCAGAGCGCATCAATTTTATGAAAGTAACGGCTACAAGGAGGTCCGCAAGCGCTTCGTTAAACATTTGTCTTAA
- the hpxZ gene encoding oxalurate catabolism protein HpxZ, with amino-acid sequence MINLDNVDRPAILAEVTAAFYQYEEALVSNNIEALDALFWHDPRTVRLGAGENLYGIEAIRAFRAARPAAGLARDLHQTTITTFGADMAVCSTEFTREGSTRLGRQQQTWVRFPYGWRIVAAQVSLMD; translated from the coding sequence ATGATCAATCTGGATAATGTAGACCGCCCGGCGATCCTCGCCGAGGTGACGGCGGCGTTTTATCAGTATGAAGAGGCGCTGGTCAGCAATAACATCGAGGCGCTGGACGCGCTGTTCTGGCACGACCCGCGCACCGTACGGCTGGGAGCCGGCGAGAATCTGTATGGCATCGAAGCGATCCGCGCCTTTCGTGCCGCCCGTCCCGCCGCCGGTCTGGCCCGCGATCTGCACCAGACTACCATCACCACCTTTGGCGCGGATATGGCGGTGTGCAGCACCGAGTTCACCCGCGAGGGCAGTACCCGCCTGGGCCGCCAGCAGCAGACCTGGGTACGCTTCCCCTACGGCTGGCGGATCGTTGCCGCCCAGGTCAGTTTGATGGACTGA
- a CDS encoding AtzE family amidohydrolase, which produces MTLQHFTIADLQRALHEGELSAREIARQTLDDIARVNPQINAWTEVTAQRMLAEADSIDALRREKRPLPPLAGIPYAVKNLFDVAGHTTLAGAELLSDRPPAASDSWAVRQLHSAGALLSGMLNMDAYAYGFTTENSHYGATRNPHDLSRIAGGSSGGSAAAVAAGLVHFSLGSDTNGSIRVPASLCGIFGLKPTFGRLSRSGSHPFVASLDHIGPFARRVADLAAVYDALQGRDPADDFQADKASEHTGNLLERGLEGLRCARLGGYFTTWCDDDARAAVDRVAHALGADNELQFADAALARSAAFIISASEGGNQYLADLRHSPERFEPHSRERLLAGAMIPSAWYLQAQRFRRHARQAMKSLFSQADVLIAPATPCSATPIGAEEMVINGQPLPVRASMGMLTQPISFLGLPVVTVPLRTASGTPIGLQLIAAPFNEQACLRAAQALEAMGITDARVAESAA; this is translated from the coding sequence ATGACTCTTCAACACTTCACCATTGCCGATCTCCAGCGTGCGCTGCACGAGGGCGAACTGAGCGCCCGGGAGATCGCCCGCCAGACGCTGGACGATATCGCCCGCGTGAATCCGCAGATCAACGCCTGGACCGAGGTCACCGCCCAGCGCATGCTGGCGGAGGCCGACAGCATCGACGCCCTGCGCCGGGAAAAGCGCCCCCTGCCGCCGCTGGCAGGCATTCCTTACGCGGTGAAAAATCTGTTTGATGTCGCCGGGCACACCACCCTCGCCGGGGCGGAGCTGCTGAGCGACCGACCGCCGGCAGCCAGCGACAGCTGGGCGGTGCGCCAGCTGCACAGCGCCGGCGCCCTGCTCAGCGGGATGCTCAATATGGACGCCTACGCCTACGGCTTCACCACCGAAAACAGCCACTATGGCGCGACGCGCAACCCGCACGATCTGTCGCGGATCGCCGGCGGTTCTTCCGGCGGTTCGGCCGCGGCGGTGGCGGCCGGGCTGGTTCATTTCAGCCTCGGCAGCGACACCAACGGCTCGATCCGCGTCCCCGCGTCGCTGTGCGGGATCTTTGGCCTGAAGCCTACCTTTGGCCGCCTTTCGCGCTCTGGCAGCCATCCGTTTGTCGCCAGTCTGGATCATATTGGTCCTTTTGCCCGCCGGGTGGCCGACCTCGCCGCGGTGTATGACGCCCTGCAGGGGCGCGACCCGGCCGATGACTTTCAGGCTGATAAAGCCAGCGAGCACACCGGCAATCTGCTGGAGCGAGGACTGGAGGGGCTGCGCTGCGCGCGGCTGGGGGGCTATTTCACCACCTGGTGCGATGACGACGCCCGGGCGGCCGTGGATCGGGTCGCCCACGCGCTGGGCGCCGACAACGAGCTGCAGTTCGCGGATGCCGCGCTGGCCCGCTCGGCGGCCTTTATCATTAGCGCCAGCGAAGGCGGCAATCAGTACCTGGCGGATCTGCGCCACTCGCCCGAGCGTTTTGAACCCCACTCCCGCGAGCGGCTGCTGGCCGGAGCGATGATCCCCTCCGCATGGTATCTGCAGGCCCAGCGTTTTCGTCGTCATGCTCGCCAGGCGATGAAATCCCTGTTCAGCCAGGCCGACGTGCTGATCGCCCCGGCTACCCCATGCAGCGCCACGCCAATAGGCGCGGAGGAGATGGTGATTAACGGCCAGCCACTGCCGGTGCGCGCCAGCATGGGCATGCTGACGCAGCCGATCTCCTTCCTCGGGCTGCCGGTAGTAACTGTCCCCCTGCGTACCGCCAGCGGCACGCCGATTGGCCTGCAGCTGATTGCCGCGCCGTTTAACGAACAAGCCTGTCTTCGCGCCGCGCAGGCGCTGGAAGCGATGGGCATTACCGATGCCCGAGTGGCGGAGAGTGCAGCATGA
- the hpxX gene encoding oxalurate catabolism protein HpxX: protein MTTQPDWSEYLTQMTHLLNMELDAPRREELERQFARIAAMAQPLMDYPLGPREEIAGVYKA from the coding sequence ATGACCACACAGCCAGACTGGAGCGAGTATCTGACGCAGATGACTCACCTGCTGAATATGGAGCTGGATGCGCCGCGCCGTGAGGAGCTGGAGCGCCAGTTTGCCCGCATCGCCGCCATGGCGCAGCCGCTGATGGACTATCCCCTCGGGCCGCGCGAGGAGATTGCGGGGGTGTATAAAGCATGA
- the hpxW gene encoding oxamate amidohydrolase — translation MHSSNVSTHGMAVAPHHLASQSALAILREGGSAIEAMVAAAAAIAVVYPHMNGLGGDGFWLIVPPEGDPIAIDASGVAGSLATLEAYAGQRHIPHRGPQAALTVAGTVSGWDEALRISRDLTGSALPVARLLADAIGYAEDGIPVTASQAHATASKLEELRHQPGFSETWLVSGEAPRPGSRFCQPALAGTLRMLASDGLDSFYRGPLAERLAQGMAALGMPITLGDLQAHRARRPAPLTLQHQQGTLWNLAPPTQGLVSLAILGITDRLKMADADDAQTVHRIVEATKRAFALRDAHITDPRHLDVDVQALLIPEALQPLADSIDDACASPWGGGKGPGDTVWMGVVDNSGLAVSFIQSIYHEFGSGVVLPDTGIVWQNRGAAFSLDPQHLLALAPGKQPFHTLNPAASRLKDGRVMVYGSMGGDGQPQTQAALFTRYILQGVPLQESISRPRWLLGRTWGQSSDSLKLEGRFAPACIARLRELGHDVEVLADFSEAMGHAGAIVRHPNGLLEGATDPRSNGAAAGY, via the coding sequence ATGCACAGTAGCAACGTTTCGACCCACGGGATGGCGGTGGCCCCCCACCACCTCGCCAGTCAGAGCGCGCTGGCGATCCTGCGCGAGGGCGGCAGCGCCATTGAAGCGATGGTGGCTGCCGCCGCGGCCATCGCCGTCGTTTATCCCCATATGAATGGCCTCGGCGGCGATGGCTTCTGGCTGATCGTACCGCCTGAGGGAGACCCCATCGCCATTGACGCCAGCGGGGTGGCCGGGTCGCTGGCGACCCTCGAGGCCTACGCTGGCCAGCGGCATATTCCCCACCGGGGACCGCAGGCCGCGCTGACCGTCGCCGGCACCGTCAGCGGCTGGGACGAGGCGCTGCGTATTTCTCGGGACTTAACCGGCAGCGCGCTGCCGGTGGCCCGCCTGCTGGCCGATGCGATCGGCTATGCCGAAGACGGCATTCCGGTCACCGCCTCGCAGGCCCACGCTACCGCCAGCAAACTGGAAGAGCTGCGCCATCAGCCGGGATTCAGCGAAACCTGGCTGGTGTCGGGCGAGGCCCCGCGGCCCGGCAGCCGCTTCTGCCAGCCCGCCCTCGCCGGTACCCTGCGTATGCTGGCCAGCGACGGTCTCGACAGTTTCTATCGCGGGCCACTGGCCGAGCGTCTGGCGCAGGGCATGGCCGCGCTGGGGATGCCGATCACCCTCGGCGACCTGCAGGCCCACCGCGCCCGGCGTCCGGCGCCGCTGACGCTCCAGCACCAGCAGGGCACGCTGTGGAACCTTGCCCCGCCGACGCAGGGGCTGGTATCGCTGGCGATCCTTGGCATCACCGACCGTCTGAAGATGGCCGATGCCGACGACGCGCAAACGGTGCACCGTATCGTCGAAGCCACCAAACGGGCATTCGCCCTGCGCGATGCGCATATCACCGATCCACGCCATCTGGATGTCGATGTTCAGGCGTTGCTCATCCCGGAAGCCCTGCAACCGCTGGCCGACAGCATCGACGACGCCTGCGCTTCACCCTGGGGCGGTGGTAAAGGCCCGGGCGATACCGTCTGGATGGGCGTCGTGGATAACAGCGGACTGGCAGTGTCGTTTATTCAGAGTATTTATCACGAGTTCGGCAGCGGCGTGGTGCTTCCGGACACCGGGATCGTCTGGCAAAACCGCGGGGCGGCCTTCAGCCTCGACCCGCAGCATCTCCTGGCGCTGGCCCCTGGCAAACAGCCATTCCACACCCTCAACCCTGCCGCCTCGCGCCTGAAGGATGGCCGGGTGATGGTCTATGGCTCGATGGGCGGCGACGGTCAGCCGCAAACGCAGGCGGCGCTGTTTACCCGCTATATCCTGCAGGGGGTGCCGTTGCAGGAGAGCATCTCCCGTCCACGCTGGCTGCTGGGCCGCACCTGGGGCCAGTCCTCCGACTCACTGAAGCTGGAGGGACGTTTTGCCCCCGCCTGTATCGCTCGCCTGCGCGAGCTGGGGCATGACGTAGAAGTGCTGGCCGATTTCAGTGAAGCGATGGGCCACGCCGGGGCCATTGTCCGCCATCCCAACGGCTTGCTTGAAGGGGCGACCGATCCACGCAGCAACGGCGCCGCCGCCGGCTACTAA
- the hpxU gene encoding MurR/RpiR family transcriptional regulator HpxU has protein sequence MQQLDERLKGQYASLSPQEQRVADFIFDHFDDLISYNSAELAQLSGVSKATVSRLFKRLGYDKYKDMRDELRTLRQSGMPLTDQRDAVQGNTLLARHYKQEMANLTQWVNALDARQFAEALTAMVAARRIVVIGMRNAYPAALHLRQQLLQARGQVLVLPQPGQSLSEELVDLTADDLVVMMAFRRRPRIVRPLLQQLQRDGVPVLLMCEPQAHSLFPLSRWQLCAPLDSVSAYDSYASVNSLINLLANAFLHETLDSGRPRIHDIATLYQQLDELEQR, from the coding sequence ATGCAACAACTCGATGAACGACTGAAAGGGCAATACGCCTCGCTGTCCCCGCAGGAGCAGCGGGTGGCGGATTTCATCTTTGACCACTTTGACGACCTGATAAGCTACAACAGCGCCGAGCTGGCGCAACTGAGCGGCGTGTCGAAAGCCACCGTCAGCCGGCTGTTTAAGCGCCTCGGTTACGACAAATATAAGGATATGCGCGATGAACTGCGCACCCTGCGCCAGAGCGGGATGCCGCTCACCGACCAGCGCGACGCGGTGCAGGGTAACACGCTGCTGGCGCGCCATTATAAGCAGGAGATGGCAAACCTCACCCAGTGGGTCAACGCCCTCGACGCCCGTCAGTTCGCTGAGGCGCTGACGGCGATGGTGGCCGCACGCCGCATTGTGGTGATTGGCATGCGTAACGCCTATCCGGCGGCGCTGCACCTGCGCCAGCAGCTGCTGCAGGCCCGCGGACAGGTGCTGGTGCTGCCCCAGCCGGGTCAAAGCCTCAGCGAAGAGCTGGTCGATCTGACCGCCGATGATCTGGTGGTAATGATGGCGTTTCGCCGCCGGCCGCGAATAGTACGCCCGCTGCTGCAGCAGCTGCAGCGCGACGGGGTGCCGGTCCTGTTAATGTGCGAGCCGCAGGCCCACAGCCTGTTTCCGCTCTCCCGCTGGCAGCTCTGCGCGCCGCTGGACAGCGTCTCGGCCTACGACAGCTATGCCTCAGTCAACAGCCTGATTAATCTGCTGGCTAATGCCTTTCTCCATGAAACGCTCGACAGCGGTCGTCCGCGCATCCACGATATCGCCACGCTTTATCAGCAACTGGACGAGCTGGAACAACGCTAA
- a CDS encoding transporter substrate-binding domain-containing protein has translation MKKLLIALAGAACLLSSVSAAQADQLQDIEKRGVIRIAVPQDFPPFGSVGTDLQPQGYDIDMARYLAKSMKLKLQLVPVTSANRVPYLQTDKVDLVISSLGKNAEREKVIDFSRAYAPFFLGVFGPKGAELKDAAALSGKSIGVTRGAVEDMVLTSVAPQAAQIKRYEDNNTTLSAYLSGQVQYVATGNLVVAAISRQNADKAPVPSFMLKDSPCFIGLKKNEPALKAKVDTLIEQGIKDGTLNGLSEKWLKAPLPASLSA, from the coding sequence ATGAAGAAACTGTTGATCGCGCTGGCCGGGGCCGCTTGTCTCCTTTCGTCTGTTTCTGCCGCGCAGGCTGACCAGCTCCAGGATATTGAAAAACGCGGCGTCATTCGTATTGCCGTACCGCAGGATTTTCCGCCGTTCGGCTCGGTGGGCACCGACCTGCAGCCGCAGGGATATGACATCGATATGGCGCGCTATCTGGCGAAATCGATGAAGCTCAAGCTGCAGCTGGTTCCGGTGACCAGCGCCAACCGCGTGCCGTATCTGCAGACCGATAAGGTGGACCTGGTGATCTCCAGCCTTGGCAAGAACGCCGAGCGCGAGAAGGTGATCGACTTCAGCCGCGCCTACGCCCCGTTCTTCCTCGGCGTGTTTGGCCCGAAAGGGGCGGAGCTGAAGGACGCGGCCGCGCTGAGCGGCAAAAGCATCGGTGTAACCCGCGGGGCGGTGGAGGATATGGTGCTGACCAGCGTGGCGCCGCAGGCGGCGCAGATTAAGCGCTACGAGGACAATAACACCACGTTGTCGGCTTACCTGTCCGGTCAGGTGCAGTATGTCGCGACCGGCAATCTGGTGGTGGCAGCCATCTCCCGGCAGAACGCCGACAAAGCGCCGGTCCCGAGCTTTATGCTGAAAGATTCGCCGTGCTTTATCGGTCTGAAAAAGAACGAACCGGCGCTGAAGGCGAAAGTGGATACCCTGATCGAGCAAGGCATTAAGGACGGCACCCTCAACGGTCTGTCTGAGAAGTGGCTGAAAGCGCCGCTGCCTGCCAGCCTCAGCGCGTAA